One segment of Solanum lycopersicum chromosome 1, SLM_r2.1 DNA contains the following:
- the LOC101264460 gene encoding ras-related protein RGP1: MSKLYGGDFNQKIDYVFKAVLIGDSAVGKSQLLARFSRNEFSLDSKATIGVEFQTRTLEIDNKTIKAQIWDTAGQERYRAVTSAYYRGAVGAMLVYDITKRQSFDHIARWLEELRGHADKNIVIMLVGNKTDLGSLRAVPTEDAKEFAEKENLFFIETSALESTNVDTAFVNVLTEIYRVVSKKSLVANEAESAAGSSALLRGKEIVVPGQGPVPSGSSYSCCRS, encoded by the exons ATGTCGAAATTGTATGGAGGGGATTTCAATCAGAAAATAGATTATGTGTTCAAGGCGGTGCTGATCGGAGATTCTGCAGTTGGAAAATCGCAGTTATTGGCAAGATTTTCGAGGAATGAGTTTAGTCTTGATTCAAAGGCGACCATCGGTGTTGAGTTCCAGACGAGGACGTTAGAAATCGATAATAAGACTATTAAGGCTCAGATTTGGGATACTGCTGGTCAGGAGAG ATATAGGGCAGTGACAAGTGCGTACTACCGAGGTGCTGTTGGAGCAATGCTAGTCTATGACATTACCAAACGTCAATCTTTTGATCATATCGCCAGGTGGTTGGAGGAACTGCGGGGCCATGCTGATAAAAACATTGTCATCATGCTTGTAGGCAACAAGACTGACTTGGGTAGTCTTCGTGCTGTACCTACTGAGGATGCGAAAGAGTTTGCTGAGAAAGAGAACTTGTTCTTTATTGAAACATCGGCCCTAGAATCAACAAATGTGGATACAGCTTTTGTTAATGTCTTGACGGAGATATATAGGGTTGTCAGCAAGAAATCCCTTGTTGCCAATGAGGCAGAATCCGCCGCTGGGAGTTCAGCTCTCCTCAGGGGAAAGGAAATTGTTGTTCCTGGCCAAGGACCTGTACCAAGTGGGAGCTCATACAGCTGTTGCAGATCATAG
- the LOC101264759 gene encoding uncharacterized protein: MSGEVQMSSEKQPRRGLSCTRYFDALWFCYSPVHQMQQYYRLGALDNCSKKWSGLVDCLTLKTKRSSEVEEILETREKAKPHLWSTRTPEEAAAYWSELFDHLDEE, translated from the exons ATGTCAGGAGAAGTTCAGATGAGTTCAGAAAAGCAACCACGAAGAGGACTGTCATGCACCCGTTACTTCGATGCACTCTGGTTCTGCTACT CTCCCGTCCATCAGATGCAGCAATATTATAGACTTGGTGCCCTTGATAATTGTAGTAAGAAATGGAGTGGTCTCGTTGATTGTCTGACTTTAAAAACCAAAAGGTCTTCTGAAGTGGAG GAAATTTTAGAAACACGCGAGAAAGCGAAGCCTCACCTGTGGTCAACACGAACCCCTGAAGAAGCCGCAGCTTATTGGAGCGAACTCTTTGACCATCTAGATGAAGAGTAA